A DNA window from Streptomyces sp. B21-083 contains the following coding sequences:
- a CDS encoding type 1 glutamine amidotransferase, with amino-acid sequence MENSVRALVIRHDHLSLSGPVGDRIAQLDYDIDELIVVPAERYDSPGVEFDFPDPAGYDLVVLLGAPWSVYDRASVAPWIDGELELLRTAYAAELPVLGICFGAQALATALGGSVEAAPRHEIGWTAVESDVPGLIPAGPWFQWHFDRFTVPPGAVELARSAVGPQAFRAGRALGVQFHPELDEETLLQWLDAGGRAEARAHGEDPDRLLAETRALREESRQRAYDLVDAFLTGIAGVVTDQAAAGQGHAA; translated from the coding sequence GTGGAGAACTCCGTGCGCGCCCTCGTCATACGTCACGACCATCTCTCGCTGTCCGGTCCCGTCGGCGACCGGATCGCCCAACTCGACTATGACATCGACGAGTTGATCGTCGTACCGGCCGAGCGGTACGACAGCCCCGGCGTGGAGTTCGACTTCCCCGACCCGGCCGGCTACGACCTGGTCGTGCTGCTCGGCGCACCCTGGTCGGTCTACGACAGGGCCTCGGTCGCGCCCTGGATCGACGGCGAACTGGAGCTGCTGCGCACCGCGTACGCCGCCGAACTGCCCGTGCTCGGCATCTGCTTCGGGGCGCAGGCGCTCGCCACCGCCCTCGGGGGGAGCGTCGAGGCGGCGCCCCGGCACGAGATCGGCTGGACGGCCGTCGAGTCGGACGTGCCCGGGCTGATTCCGGCGGGGCCCTGGTTCCAGTGGCACTTCGACCGGTTCACGGTCCCGCCGGGCGCGGTGGAGCTGGCCCGCAGCGCGGTCGGTCCGCAGGCGTTCCGGGCCGGGCGGGCACTCGGGGTGCAGTTCCATCCCGAGCTCGACGAGGAGACCCTGCTCCAGTGGCTGGACGCGGGCGGCCGGGCCGAGGCCAGGGCGCACGGTGAGGACCCGGACCGGCTGCTCGCGGAGACCCGCGCCCTGCGCGAGGAGTCACGGCAGCGGGCGTACGACCTCGTGGACGCCTTCCTCACCGGGATCGCCGGGGTGGTGACGGACCAGGCAGCGGCAGGGCAGGGGCACGCGGCCTGA
- a CDS encoding MarR family winged helix-turn-helix transcriptional regulator gives MTQRPIVETEQLVKAKLGDIPIRHDQMAVVANIHRAASAVRQHVENSVLRGADLTWTGFVVLWVVWISGETETRLVAEEAGISKGTLTGVARTLESRGLVRRIEHPSDGRRVLLGLTEQGEELMRTLFPDFNDEEAFVAAPLSAEECRATADALRRIVVQVETHGEDRRLELLDGAEPAPRRSGRRPKS, from the coding sequence GTGACGCAGCGACCGATCGTCGAGACCGAGCAACTGGTCAAGGCCAAACTCGGGGACATCCCGATCCGGCACGACCAGATGGCCGTCGTCGCGAACATCCACCGGGCCGCCTCCGCCGTGCGCCAGCATGTCGAGAACTCCGTGCTGCGTGGAGCGGATCTGACATGGACCGGGTTCGTCGTCCTGTGGGTCGTCTGGATCTCCGGGGAGACCGAGACACGGCTCGTGGCCGAGGAGGCCGGGATCTCCAAGGGGACGCTCACCGGCGTGGCCCGGACCCTGGAGTCACGTGGGCTGGTCCGGCGTATCGAGCACCCGTCCGACGGGCGGCGGGTGCTGCTCGGGCTCACGGAGCAGGGCGAGGAGCTGATGCGGACGCTCTTCCCGGACTTCAACGACGAGGAGGCGTTCGTCGCCGCGCCGCTGAGCGCCGAGGAGTGCCGGGCGACCGCGGACGCGCTCCGCAGAATCGTCGTCCAGGTCGAGACCCACGGGGAGGACCGCCGACTGGAACTGCTGGACGGCGCCGAACCCGCCCCGCGCCGCAGCGGACGGCGCCCCAAGAGCTGA
- a CDS encoding TIGR03619 family F420-dependent LLM class oxidoreductase: protein MTSTPPRMQLVLSENWTMTGGRVDLPLLVRWAREAEDAGFDSVMLSEHIVLGPDAGANGLMGNPRDWALPGNQDPYMPWPNSLILLGAIASVTERVRLAASAVIAPLRHPLLLARELGTLDLLSEGRLMVLPNVSWSRDEYDALGVPFTRRGRLLDEHLEIWAKLWGPSPVSHDGENYPFENVYFEPKAYRADGPRLCLGGAGMHAAMVRRLVRYGHAFNPLGRPTAEEMGILGAAMKEAGRDVSELEMIGGVRVVFPDDRSCADLGAALASIPEQMELGFTTFCVKPSQFTDDPDGVGAFCREVMRRVAGGASAM, encoded by the coding sequence ATGACCTCGACTCCTCCGCGTATGCAACTGGTCCTCAGCGAGAACTGGACCATGACCGGCGGCCGCGTCGACCTGCCGCTGCTCGTGCGCTGGGCCCGGGAGGCCGAGGACGCCGGATTCGACTCGGTGATGCTCAGTGAGCACATCGTGCTCGGCCCCGACGCCGGCGCGAACGGCCTCATGGGCAACCCGCGCGACTGGGCACTGCCGGGCAACCAGGACCCGTACATGCCCTGGCCCAACTCCCTGATCCTGCTCGGCGCGATCGCCTCGGTGACCGAGCGGGTCCGGCTGGCCGCGTCGGCGGTGATCGCCCCCTTGCGTCATCCCCTGCTGCTGGCAAGGGAGTTGGGCACACTCGACCTGCTCTCCGAGGGTCGGCTGATGGTGCTGCCCAACGTCAGCTGGAGCCGGGACGAGTACGACGCGCTCGGGGTGCCCTTCACCCGGCGGGGACGGCTGCTGGACGAACACCTGGAGATCTGGGCGAAGTTGTGGGGGCCGTCGCCGGTGTCCCACGACGGCGAGAACTACCCCTTCGAGAACGTGTACTTCGAGCCCAAGGCGTACCGGGCGGACGGGCCCCGGCTGTGTTTGGGCGGCGCCGGGATGCATGCGGCGATGGTGCGGCGGCTGGTGCGGTACGGACATGCCTTCAACCCGCTGGGGCGGCCCACGGCCGAGGAGATGGGGATTCTCGGGGCGGCGATGAAGGAGGCGGGGCGTGACGTCTCCGAACTGGAGATGATCGGCGGGGTGCGGGTGGTGTTCCCGGACGACCGGTCCTGTGCCGATCTCGGGGCGGCGCTCGCCTCGATTCCCGAGCAGATGGAGCTGGGGTTCACGACGTTCTGTGTGAAGCCCTCCCAGTTCACCGATGATCCGGACGGGGTCGGAGCGTTCTGCCGCGAGGTGATGAGGCGGGTCGCTGGGGGAGCGTCCGCCATGTGA
- a CDS encoding LacI family DNA-binding transcriptional regulator — MTKVTRDDVARLAGTSSAVVSYVVNNGPRPVSAEKRRRVLEAVRELGYRPDRVAQAMASRRTDLLGLIVPDARQPFFGEITHALERAAADRGKMVLVGNSDYQEDCELRYLHAFLGMRVSALILVSLGLGDRIAAELDTMDTRVVLMHERSASVRKFAVVTDDVEGARIATRHLLQHGHTAVACLGGPESAPVAGDPVADHVEGWRKAMADAGRPTDGLLFHAPYNRYDTYEAALRLLAAPGRPTAVFCSTDDQAIGLLRAARELGVDVPGELAVVGFDDVKEAAMTDPPLTTVASDREAMARKAVDMALDPELDAATPGETDRTRRFPSRLVVRASCGCPNPDPNPTPDPTPDPAPTSRFLAAQAPRATD; from the coding sequence GTGACAAAGGTGACACGCGACGACGTCGCCAGGCTCGCGGGAACTTCCAGTGCGGTCGTGAGTTACGTCGTCAACAATGGCCCCCGGCCCGTCTCGGCGGAGAAACGCCGACGCGTTCTCGAAGCCGTCAGGGAACTCGGCTACCGGCCCGACCGGGTGGCCCAGGCCATGGCGAGTCGCCGTACGGATCTGCTGGGGCTGATCGTTCCGGACGCCCGTCAGCCATTTTTCGGGGAAATCACCCACGCGTTGGAACGCGCCGCCGCCGACCGGGGAAAAATGGTGCTCGTCGGCAACTCCGATTACCAGGAGGACTGCGAACTCCGTTACCTGCACGCCTTTTTGGGGATGCGGGTGTCGGCGCTGATCCTGGTGAGTCTGGGGCTCGGTGACCGGATCGCCGCCGAGCTCGACACCATGGACACCCGGGTCGTGCTGATGCACGAACGGTCCGCGTCCGTACGCAAGTTCGCCGTGGTCACGGACGATGTCGAGGGTGCCAGGATCGCCACCCGGCATCTTCTCCAGCACGGTCACACCGCCGTGGCCTGCCTGGGCGGTCCCGAGTCGGCTCCCGTGGCCGGCGATCCCGTCGCGGACCATGTCGAGGGCTGGCGCAAGGCGATGGCGGACGCCGGCCGTCCCACCGACGGGCTCCTGTTCCACGCCCCCTACAACCGGTACGACACCTACGAGGCCGCGCTGCGCCTGCTCGCCGCCCCCGGCCGGCCGACCGCCGTGTTCTGCTCGACGGACGACCAGGCCATCGGCCTGCTGCGGGCGGCCCGCGAGCTGGGCGTCGACGTGCCGGGCGAACTCGCGGTGGTGGGCTTCGACGACGTCAAGGAGGCGGCGATGACCGACCCGCCCCTGACGACGGTCGCCTCCGACCGCGAGGCGATGGCCCGCAAGGCGGTGGACATGGCGCTCGATCCGGAGCTGGACGCGGCGACGCCCGGCGAGACGGACCGCACCCGCCGTTTCCCGTCCCGCCTGGTCGTCCGGGCGTCCTGCGGCTGTCCGAACCCGGATCCGAACCCGACCCCGGATCCGACCCCGGATCCGGCCCCGACCTCCCGCTTTCTGGCCGCCCAGGCTCCGCGCGCCACCGACTGA
- a CDS encoding cation:proton antiporter, whose translation MGTSLRTRLRRLPEVVPGIVLGAAGLLAVGVLAGLVVDVSALVRSDGYALGAALLLAVGLYGSTYSIDLRALRADLPGVLAAVTLGVVLKAGLIAGTMVLVFRRPEYLVLGIAVAQIDPLSVAALTGRGRMSPRAHSLLTAWASFDDPMTVLLTLYLAGYAYRAAGHEGTPEISRGAGGDYATGLLFNAVLLAAVVLSWWAGRRAAARLPDVVAVRRTKAGGAVLLVGAMLVLAALNQLMLGVALAGLVLRAKVLDKTVGRAVGGAFLAAFLTLGLLLAHGVRLWPGFVLGVAAFAAQAVVALVVLPLFVRGLERGDRIALGLGQQNGITAVLIALTLERDFPGTVATVGPAVITVNLLYGASQALLTHPPRRWRARTGRELSSDSERHSPYDQRAEDEQSVA comes from the coding sequence ATGGGGACATCCTTGCGCACCCGTTTACGAAGGCTGCCCGAGGTGGTCCCCGGGATCGTGCTCGGCGCGGCGGGCCTGCTGGCCGTCGGCGTGCTGGCCGGTCTGGTGGTGGACGTCTCGGCTCTGGTGCGTTCCGACGGCTATGCGCTCGGGGCGGCGCTGCTGCTCGCGGTCGGGCTGTACGGGAGCACGTACTCGATCGATCTCAGGGCGCTGCGGGCCGATCTGCCCGGTGTGTTGGCCGCGGTCACCCTTGGTGTGGTCCTGAAGGCCGGGCTGATCGCCGGCACGATGGTGCTGGTGTTCCGGCGGCCGGAGTACCTGGTGCTCGGCATCGCCGTCGCCCAGATCGACCCGCTGTCGGTCGCCGCCCTGACCGGCAGGGGGCGGATGTCGCCGCGCGCCCATTCGCTGCTGACGGCGTGGGCCTCGTTCGACGACCCGATGACGGTCCTGCTGACGCTGTATCTGGCGGGCTACGCCTACAGGGCGGCGGGGCACGAGGGCACCCCTGAGATCAGCCGGGGCGCGGGCGGCGACTACGCGACCGGGCTGCTCTTCAACGCCGTACTCCTGGCCGCCGTGGTGCTGTCGTGGTGGGCCGGGCGGCGGGCGGCGGCACGGTTGCCGGACGTGGTGGCGGTCCGGCGCACGAAGGCGGGCGGCGCGGTGCTGCTCGTCGGGGCGATGCTGGTGCTCGCGGCGCTGAACCAGCTGATGCTCGGGGTGGCGCTGGCCGGTCTCGTGCTGCGGGCCAAGGTGCTGGACAAGACGGTCGGCCGGGCGGTGGGCGGCGCGTTCCTCGCCGCGTTCCTGACGCTCGGGCTGCTGCTCGCGCACGGGGTGCGGCTGTGGCCGGGGTTCGTGCTCGGGGTGGCGGCGTTCGCCGCGCAGGCGGTGGTGGCCCTGGTCGTACTGCCGTTGTTCGTCAGGGGGTTGGAGCGCGGCGACCGGATCGCGCTCGGTCTCGGCCAGCAGAACGGCATCACGGCCGTACTGATCGCCCTGACCCTGGAGCGGGACTTCCCGGGCACCGTCGCGACGGTCGGGCCGGCCGTCATCACCGTCAACCTGCTGTACGGCGCCTCCCAGGCGCTCCTGACTCATCCACCCCGCCGATGGCGGGCGCGCACCGGCCGGGAACTCTCCTCCGACTCCGAGCGTCACTCTCCGTACGACCAGCGGGCGGAGGACGAACAGTCGGTCGCGTGA
- the fxsT gene encoding FxSxx-COOH system tetratricopeptide repeat protein translates to MPDANTPDRPGPFAVFLATSENLGLSTTLRNVADILADTNRSVLLVDGRSGEPDAGAPFPRPEPGHVHAVTTPGGPALAALAEDPVAAAYDHLLVEAPVPDASEETEPVRFAADADTLVVCFAMTAWSIDGAAALAEDLIVRRGGRPVRLLTLGLKSDIGVHDRLRDSRERVRRKFAPVAAALGRTDVPFLEIPYNPLYQDSRSLAVDAEDAGTVSGLRPYYEQLADWLRARRATRLTDVTVVHSARHALWAAWLRDRLAVKGVRTELRRGDTYAGERPDPGAALLFLSPDDADDTLLEQIGALSHTDVRILLVDEPFPHTEAAHHELIDLRDTTEDEALRLLYTGLGLGAAEPGDSGDGAGFPRLPETTNVGARNNAFVDRAALLGTLHEELRGAARDGACLVLHGPSGWGKSDTAYELCHRVGASYDVVWWVRAWERTRVERGLGRLAGRLGAPEDRVGTDGDAISRLLSRLSRTDAEADNWLIVYDGVTDPAELHGLLPVPHERGHVLITSRTAPAGSDPAEDVRPPHLRPLAITPMDTEESRVLLAEKVPEISERQARQIGSVVDSVPQALHLAAHCLAERTAAHRRDDHMNQDAAVRAAVGDLLAEYRAGKTELLRTTDAVSPVAVMVRVARRVVTTTPGALAWGAESPERDAVGWLLGAASLLTGRGMGLELLRSRRILSELARDDESSTPAPAGTEVLLPDEHMVSVALWALAQVGLLDVDFDRTRQPLVQHHGLRDLIRAGMDPAERAHIESVLRSVLSEHASQGSDLPPDWAREVFSLRLWEDPRPRVRRSLLRHLGALSQRAEAADLDRLLDIAGRAREQWRVDDSDDSENGDERDERGERGDRGDRGDNDEQSPEYLRLLNFVARAHRLRGDYDLSRQIAQDALRGHRRLLGITHPRTLLSADSYAATLRALGRFDDALLQLRPVLAGLTLLLGPQHPATIQAEHNLALTEALTGRVAPALTAIQDRFRYRQAVGGADDPVAWNAAELLAYLYRAAGRDGEARDLLRQKLRRHGDSWDLVRLRTEVGLAVSERRLADGFPAFKDPLYSYELAHERDLRALGLYVDRFGPDRFDTVRCRFSYAADLHALGKVEEAEQQARQCVDSLAHWFGPGHPYTGVAQVRHGVYLRATGELRLAEEVGLGALNLLTHKLGRAHPWVAVAENSLAATLAAAGRDEEAVELARTALGRLGDLGIAHRVGGRRVTAHLDHLTGIDPTRPAPPSGYDIDLELPDV, encoded by the coding sequence ATGCCAGACGCCAACACCCCTGACCGGCCAGGGCCGTTCGCGGTCTTCCTCGCCACCTCCGAGAACCTCGGCCTGAGCACGACCCTGCGCAACGTCGCCGACATCCTCGCCGACACCAACCGCAGCGTCCTCCTCGTCGACGGCCGCTCCGGCGAACCCGACGCCGGCGCGCCCTTCCCCCGCCCCGAACCCGGCCACGTGCACGCCGTGACCACCCCCGGCGGCCCCGCCCTGGCCGCACTCGCCGAGGACCCCGTCGCCGCCGCGTACGACCATCTCCTCGTCGAGGCCCCCGTACCGGACGCCTCCGAGGAGACGGAACCGGTGCGCTTCGCCGCGGACGCCGACACACTCGTCGTCTGTTTCGCGATGACCGCCTGGTCCATCGACGGGGCCGCCGCGCTCGCCGAGGACCTGATCGTCCGCCGGGGCGGCCGGCCCGTGCGGCTGCTCACCCTCGGTCTCAAGAGCGACATCGGCGTCCACGACCGGCTGCGCGACTCCCGCGAGCGGGTGCGCCGGAAGTTCGCCCCGGTCGCCGCCGCGCTCGGCAGGACCGACGTCCCCTTCCTCGAAATCCCGTACAACCCGCTCTACCAGGACAGCCGCAGCCTCGCCGTCGACGCGGAGGACGCCGGCACGGTCAGCGGACTGCGCCCCTACTACGAGCAGCTCGCCGACTGGCTGCGCGCCCGCCGCGCCACCCGGCTCACCGACGTCACCGTCGTCCACTCGGCCCGGCACGCACTGTGGGCCGCGTGGCTGCGCGACCGGCTCGCAGTCAAGGGAGTGCGCACGGAGCTGCGCCGCGGCGACACCTACGCCGGTGAACGCCCCGACCCCGGCGCCGCGTTGCTCTTCCTGTCGCCCGACGACGCCGACGACACGCTCCTCGAACAGATCGGCGCCCTCTCCCACACCGACGTCCGCATCCTCCTCGTCGACGAGCCGTTCCCGCACACCGAGGCCGCCCACCACGAGCTGATCGACCTGCGCGACACCACCGAGGACGAGGCTCTGCGGCTGCTGTACACCGGTCTCGGCCTCGGCGCGGCCGAACCCGGCGACAGCGGCGACGGCGCCGGGTTCCCTCGGCTGCCGGAGACCACCAACGTGGGGGCGCGCAACAACGCCTTCGTGGACCGGGCCGCTCTGCTCGGCACGCTTCACGAGGAGCTGCGCGGCGCCGCCCGCGACGGCGCGTGCCTGGTGCTGCACGGCCCCAGCGGCTGGGGCAAGAGCGACACCGCGTACGAACTGTGCCACCGGGTCGGAGCCTCGTACGACGTGGTGTGGTGGGTGCGCGCCTGGGAGCGCACCCGCGTCGAGCGCGGCCTCGGCCGGCTCGCCGGGCGCCTGGGCGCGCCCGAGGACCGGGTCGGCACCGACGGGGACGCCATCTCCCGGCTGCTGTCCCGGCTCTCCCGCACCGACGCCGAGGCGGACAACTGGCTCATCGTCTACGACGGTGTCACCGACCCCGCCGAACTGCACGGCCTGCTGCCCGTGCCGCACGAGCGCGGGCACGTCCTCATCACCAGCCGGACCGCACCGGCCGGGAGCGACCCCGCCGAGGACGTACGGCCGCCGCATCTGAGGCCCCTGGCCATCACCCCGATGGACACCGAGGAGAGCCGCGTGCTGCTCGCCGAGAAGGTGCCGGAGATCAGCGAGCGGCAGGCCCGGCAGATCGGCAGCGTCGTCGACTCGGTCCCGCAGGCCCTGCACCTCGCCGCCCACTGTCTCGCCGAGCGGACCGCCGCGCACCGCCGCGACGACCACATGAACCAGGATGCCGCGGTCCGCGCCGCCGTCGGTGACCTCCTCGCCGAGTACCGCGCCGGCAAGACCGAACTGCTGCGCACCACCGACGCGGTGTCGCCCGTCGCGGTGATGGTGCGGGTCGCCCGGCGGGTCGTGACGACCACCCCGGGCGCCCTCGCCTGGGGCGCCGAGAGCCCCGAACGCGACGCCGTAGGCTGGCTGTTGGGCGCCGCCTCCCTGCTCACCGGGCGGGGCATGGGCCTGGAGCTGCTGCGCTCGCGCCGCATCCTGTCCGAACTCGCCCGTGACGACGAGTCGTCGACGCCCGCACCCGCCGGCACCGAGGTCCTGCTGCCCGACGAGCACATGGTGAGCGTCGCCCTGTGGGCCCTGGCCCAAGTGGGCCTGCTGGACGTCGACTTCGACCGCACCCGGCAGCCGCTCGTCCAGCACCACGGGCTGCGCGACCTGATCCGGGCAGGCATGGACCCCGCCGAACGCGCGCACATCGAGTCCGTACTGCGCAGCGTCCTGTCCGAACACGCCTCGCAGGGATCGGACCTGCCCCCCGACTGGGCCCGTGAGGTGTTCTCGCTGCGCCTGTGGGAGGACCCCCGGCCACGGGTGCGCCGCTCGCTGCTGCGCCACCTGGGCGCCCTCAGCCAGCGTGCCGAGGCCGCCGACCTCGACCGCCTCCTCGACATCGCCGGGCGGGCCCGTGAGCAGTGGCGAGTCGATGACAGCGACGACAGCGAGAACGGCGACGAGAGGGATGAAAGGGGTGAAAGAGGTGACAGAGGTGACAGAGGTGACAATGACGAACAGTCACCCGAGTATCTGCGGCTGCTCAACTTCGTCGCCCGCGCCCACCGGTTGCGCGGCGACTACGACCTCTCCCGGCAGATCGCTCAGGACGCCCTGCGCGGCCACCGCCGGCTCCTCGGCATCACCCACCCGCGCACCCTGCTCTCCGCCGACTCCTACGCCGCCACCCTGCGCGCGCTGGGCCGCTTCGACGACGCCCTGCTGCAACTGCGGCCCGTCCTCGCGGGTCTCACCCTGCTGCTCGGCCCGCAGCACCCGGCCACCATCCAGGCCGAGCACAACCTCGCCCTCACCGAGGCGCTCACCGGCCGGGTCGCCCCCGCCCTGACCGCGATCCAGGACCGCTTCCGCTACCGCCAGGCCGTCGGCGGCGCGGACGACCCCGTCGCCTGGAACGCCGCCGAACTGCTCGCCTACCTGTACCGCGCCGCCGGACGCGACGGCGAGGCGCGTGACCTGCTGCGCCAGAAACTGCGCCGGCACGGCGACAGCTGGGACCTCGTCCGGCTCCGTACCGAGGTCGGCCTCGCGGTCAGCGAACGCCGACTCGCCGACGGCTTCCCCGCCTTCAAGGACCCCCTCTACAGCTACGAACTCGCCCACGAGCGCGACCTGCGGGCCCTCGGCCTGTACGTCGACCGGTTCGGCCCCGACCGCTTCGACACCGTCCGCTGCCGGTTCAGCTACGCCGCCGACCTGCACGCCCTCGGCAAGGTGGAGGAGGCCGAACAGCAGGCCCGGCAGTGCGTGGACAGCCTCGCCCACTGGTTCGGGCCGGGGCACCCCTACACGGGCGTCGCCCAGGTGCGCCACGGCGTCTATCTGCGGGCCACCGGCGAGCTGCGGCTGGCCGAGGAAGTAGGCCTGGGCGCGCTCAACCTCCTCACCCACAAGCTGGGCCGGGCCCATCCCTGGGTCGCCGTCGCGGAGAACTCCCTTGCCGCCACGCTCGCTGCGGCGGGCCGCGACGAGGAGGCCGTCGAACTCGCCCGCACCGCCCTGGGCCGCCTCGGCGACCTGGGCATCGCCCACCGCGTCGGCGGCCGCCGGGTCACCGCCCACCTGGACCACCTCACAGGCATCGACCCCACCCGCCCCGCCCCACCCTCGGGCTACGACATCGACCTGGAACTCCCCGACGTATGA
- the fxsA gene encoding FxSxx-COOH cyclophane-containing RiPP peptide, with the protein MAVADGTAPAGAGTGAGAGVGSDPEVESVVLDLVALSPEDIGALPDSVLGALLRQVYDSCAEGNPFVTGHSESV; encoded by the coding sequence ATGGCAGTCGCCGACGGCACCGCCCCCGCCGGGGCGGGTACAGGAGCGGGAGCGGGCGTCGGCTCGGACCCCGAGGTCGAGTCGGTCGTTCTCGACCTCGTGGCCCTGTCGCCCGAGGACATCGGGGCCCTGCCCGACTCGGTGCTCGGCGCGCTCCTGCGCCAGGTGTACGACAGCTGCGCCGAGGGCAATCCCTTCGTCACCGGGCACAGCGAGAGCGTATGA
- a CDS encoding FxsB family cyclophane-forming radical SAM/SPASM peptide maturase — MSRPPLGRAEPPWPRITDVAARRAAGWVPSPLDSFVLKVHSRCDLACDYCYMYRSHDQSWRAQPRTMAPATLARTAERIAEHLSAHGVPEAGVVLHGGEPLLIGDEALARTVRTLRTVVGDGVRLHLSLQTNGLRLTEQRLDLLGELDVTVGVSTDGSRAAHDLHRRGADGRGSHTRVEASLRRLASERHRRLFGALLCTIDLRNDPVRTYEALLTHGPPAVDFLLPLGNWQTPPPGLDPRGRRTPYADWLWAVFERWYGARTKETSVRLLDNLLALLLGATPRTEALGLSPVRYAVVDTDGSLTQDDTLRTAYDGAARTGLDIHRHSFDTLLLHPGVAARQWGAAALSAACLACPLHRVCGGGHYATRYDRATGFANPSVYCADLTELIGRVRGRLSADLGTPGVPLASGAA, encoded by the coding sequence ATGAGTCGACCGCCACTGGGCCGCGCCGAACCGCCCTGGCCGAGGATCACCGACGTGGCGGCGCGCCGGGCGGCGGGCTGGGTGCCGTCTCCGCTCGACTCCTTCGTCCTCAAGGTGCACAGCCGCTGCGACCTGGCCTGCGACTACTGCTACATGTACCGCTCGCACGACCAGAGTTGGCGTGCCCAGCCGCGCACGATGGCCCCGGCGACCCTCGCCCGCACCGCCGAGCGGATCGCCGAGCACCTGTCCGCGCACGGAGTCCCCGAGGCCGGCGTGGTCCTGCACGGCGGCGAGCCGCTGCTGATCGGCGACGAGGCGCTCGCGCGGACGGTCCGCACCCTGCGCACGGTGGTCGGCGACGGGGTACGACTGCACCTGAGCCTGCAGACCAACGGCCTCCGTCTCACCGAGCAACGCCTCGACCTGCTCGGCGAGTTGGACGTGACGGTCGGGGTGAGCACCGACGGCTCCCGGGCCGCCCACGACCTGCACCGCCGGGGCGCCGACGGCCGTGGCAGCCACACCCGGGTCGAGGCTTCGCTGCGTCGCCTGGCGAGCGAGCGCCACCGCCGGCTGTTCGGCGCGCTGCTGTGCACGATCGACCTGCGCAACGACCCGGTACGCACCTACGAGGCCCTGCTGACCCACGGTCCACCGGCCGTCGACTTCCTGCTCCCGCTGGGCAACTGGCAGACCCCGCCGCCCGGTCTGGACCCGCGCGGCCGGCGCACTCCGTACGCGGACTGGCTGTGGGCGGTCTTCGAGCGCTGGTACGGCGCCCGGACCAAGGAGACCTCGGTCCGCCTCCTCGACAACCTCCTCGCCCTGCTGCTCGGCGCCACCCCGCGCACCGAGGCGCTCGGCCTGTCCCCGGTGCGCTACGCGGTGGTCGACACGGACGGTTCCCTCACCCAGGACGACACGCTGCGCACCGCGTACGACGGCGCCGCCCGGACCGGCCTCGACATCCACCGCCACTCCTTCGACACCCTGCTGCTCCACCCGGGCGTCGCGGCCCGCCAGTGGGGCGCCGCCGCCCTGTCCGCCGCCTGCCTCGCCTGTCCCCTGCACCGGGTCTGCGGAGGCGGCCACTACGCCACCCGCTACGACCGTGCCACGGGCTTCGCCAACCCGAGCGTGTACTGCGCCGACCTGACCGAACTGATCGGCCGCGTACGGGGACGCCTCAGCGCGGACCTGGGGACGCCCGGCGTGCCGCTGGCCTCGGGAGCGGCATGA